One Belonocnema kinseyi isolate 2016_QV_RU_SX_M_011 chromosome 6, B_treatae_v1, whole genome shotgun sequence genomic region harbors:
- the LOC117175255 gene encoding uncharacterized protein LOC117175255 isoform X1: MVAVLTSVGAQIEPQANNRHARKPKLLPIMTLPYQHIYMKHWRGLVDGQTYPFSIHTTYLTRGFVLFGWLHQGKILPIYTMAGHAVIYNFATDDLSVPEPEKLRELGVFTHWPRNNLH; this comes from the exons ATGGTGGCCGTTCTTACTTCTGtcg GTGCCCAAATTGAGCCACAGGCGAACAACCGACATGCAAGAAAACCGAAACTTCTACCTATTATGACACTTCCATATCAACATATATATATGAAACATTGGAGAGGGCTCGTTGATGGACAAACCTATCCGTTTAGTATACATACAACTTATTTAACAAGGGGCTTCGTTCTCTTTGGATGGCTCCATCAGGGTAAAATTCTACCAATATATACAATGGCGGGTCATGCGgttatttataactttgcaacGGATGATTTATCAGTACCAGAACCTGAGAAGCTTCGAGAATTAGGTGTCTTCACTCATTGGCCACGGAAtaatttacactaa
- the LOC117175255 gene encoding uncharacterized protein LOC117175255 isoform X2 has translation MKIRAQIEPQANNRHARKPKLLPIMTLPYQHIYMKHWRGLVDGQTYPFSIHTTYLTRGFVLFGWLHQGKILPIYTMAGHAVIYNFATDDLSVPEPEKLRELGVFTHWPRNNLH, from the exons ATGAAAATCC GTGCCCAAATTGAGCCACAGGCGAACAACCGACATGCAAGAAAACCGAAACTTCTACCTATTATGACACTTCCATATCAACATATATATATGAAACATTGGAGAGGGCTCGTTGATGGACAAACCTATCCGTTTAGTATACATACAACTTATTTAACAAGGGGCTTCGTTCTCTTTGGATGGCTCCATCAGGGTAAAATTCTACCAATATATACAATGGCGGGTCATGCGgttatttataactttgcaacGGATGATTTATCAGTACCAGAACCTGAGAAGCTTCGAGAATTAGGTGTCTTCACTCATTGGCCACGGAAtaatttacactaa